ACCAGATAATATGAGAGGAAGACATTAAATTTCCTATGCCATGACCCCAAATTGGAATTATGGTTTCAGGTGATTTTCATTATTGATTATTATTTATTTTTCTATATTATCCCATGAGGAATAATATAGTAGGTATGTAGGTATGAAGTAATTAATAACATTTACTATTCATAAATTTAATAGGAGATGCAGTAAAACTTAATACTTTGGAGGTAATTTTTATGGAATTATTGAAAGCGGTCATTTTAGGAATCGTTGAAGGGATAACTGAATGGCTTCCTATAAGTAGTACTGGTCATATGATTTTAGTTGAACAATTTGTTCGTTTGAATGTTTCGGAAAGCTTCATGGAAATGTTTCGTGTGGTCATTCAGCTAGGAGCTATCTTAGCAGTAGTATTTCTTTATTTTAGAAAGCTAAATCCTTTTTCACCTAGAAAATCTGTTAAGGAAAAGAGAGATACAATGTCAATATGGTACAAAGTAATAATTGGCGTTATTCCAGCAGGTATACTAGGTACTTTATTTGATGACTGGTTAGATGAACATTTATATAATTATCAAACAGTTGCTATAACGTTAGTTGTTTATGGAATTTTATTTATCATTATTGAGAATAGAAATAAGAAACGTAGAAGCAGAATCAATTCCTTTGAGGATTTAAGTTATGGAACTGCCTTTTTAATTGGAATATTTCAAGTTTTGTCTTTAATACCAGGAACTTCATGATCTGGAGCTACTATTTTAGGGGCGATTTTACTAAGTACATCACGTTATATTGCAGCAGAATATTCATTTTTTATGGCTATTCCAATAATGTTTGGAGCAAGTGCATTAAAACTAGTTAAATTTGGTCTTAACTTTACTGGAACAGAAATCAGTATTTTACTTACAGGCATGGCCGTAGCTTTTGTAGTTTCAATTTTAGCTATTAAGTTCCTTGTAGGATATATTAAAAACAATGACTTTAAAGCCTTTGGCTGGTATCGTATAGTTTTAGGTTTATTGGTAATCGGATATTTTACTTTTATAGTTTAGGAAAAAATTAAGTAGCAGGTATATTGGTTTATAGAATAAGCTAATATACCTGCTTTTATTTTGTCATTACCATTCTTGATGGCTCATTTTAAAAGATAGAAAATAAAGAGTAAATATTTATGAAAGTAAGGTTAGTAAGATTGACAACCACGTTTTTTCTATCTCGTATGGATAGGAATAAAGACTTTCGGGTTTATCGTCCCGATTAAGCTGTTTATTTAAAAAACCTGACTACTAGAATAGTCGTTGACACAGAATGTATATTATGGTAATATATACATAACAATGACTATTACGATAGTCATAGAGGAGTGTGTTATTATGGGTGTAAAATTATTTGATTCAGAGCTAAAGGTAATGAACATACTATGGAAAGAAGGAGATTTATCTGCTGGACAGCTTATAAAGATTTTAAAAGCTGATACAGGATGGAATAGAAATACTACTTATACTGTTATTAAAAAATGTATCGACAAAGGTGCTATTGAACGTTATGAGCCAAATTTCATGTGTAGGACAATTATTAGCAAGGAGCAGGTACAAAACTATGAAACTGTAGAGTTAATTAATAAGATGTTTGATGGTTCGAAAGAAAAATTCTTTGCTGCATTCTTGGATGATAAGAATCTTTTAAAAGAGGAAGTAGAGCAATTGAAGAAATTAGTGGACAAATTGAAATGAGGTGGACTCATGAAAATTTTTCAAATGAGTTTTTCTGCTGGAGTGCTTATATCGGTGATTTTTGTTATTCGTTTTTTAGCCTTAAATAGGCTTCCAAAGAAGACATTTGTTGTGTTATGGGGTATAGTGTTGATGCGATTACTGATTCCCATTACAATTCCCGTAAAGGTTAATATTGGGTTAATATGGGATACATTATATGGAAGAGGAGTAGTAGAAAACTTAGATAATATAGCTAATACTTTATATTTGAATTATGCTGTTTCTGGTCAAATGCAAGGACAAGTAGAAACATCTGCCTGGGCTGCTAACATTTTTTCTACATTATATATCATCTGGGCCACTGGTACGATAATACTATTATTACTATTCCTTGTAAAATATATAAGAAGCTATATGAGTTTGCAGGAAGCTTTACCAATGCAGGACAATGTATTTCTTAATACATGGCTGCATGAAAATCAATTAAGACGTACTATAAAGCTAAGAATATCTGATAGAATTTTTACACCTATTACATGCGGAATATTTTCACCC
This genomic stretch from Proteiniborus sp. DW1 harbors:
- a CDS encoding BlaI/MecI/CopY family transcriptional regulator; translated protein: MGVKLFDSELKVMNILWKEGDLSAGQLIKILKADTGWNRNTTYTVIKKCIDKGAIERYEPNFMCRTIISKEQVQNYETVELINKMFDGSKEKFFAAFLDDKNLLKEEVEQLKKLVDKLK